One part of the Solanum dulcamara chromosome 8, daSolDulc1.2, whole genome shotgun sequence genome encodes these proteins:
- the LOC129901100 gene encoding chlorophyll a-b binding protein CP26, chloroplastic, with the protein MAAATSLYVSEMLGSPVKFSGVARPAAPSPSSPATFKTVALFKKKAAAPAKAKAAAVSPADDELAKWYGPDRRIFLPEGLLDRSEIPEYLNGEVPGDYGYDPFGLSKKPENFAKYQAYELIHARWAMLGAAGFIIPEAFNKFGANCGPEAVWFKTGALLLDGNTLNYFGKNIPINLILAVVAEVVLVGGAEYYRIINGLDLEDKLHPGGPFDPLGLAKDPDQAAILKVKEIKNGRLAMFSMLGFFIQAYVTGQGPVENLAAHLSDPFGNNLLTVIGGATERVPTL; encoded by the exons ATGGCTGCAGCTACCTCTCTCTACGTCTCGGAGATGCTCGGAAGTCCGGTCAAGTTTAGCGGTGTTGCAAGGCCTGCTGCTCCTTCTCCATCCTCCCCTGCTACCTTCAAAACTGTTGCCCTTTTCAAAAAGAAGGCTGCCGCTCCTGCCAAAGCTAAGGCTGCTGCTGTCTCCCCTGCTGATGACGAGCTCGCTAAGTGGTACG GACCTGACAGAAGAATTTTCCTGCCCGAGGGTCTATTGGATAGATCAGAAATCCCTGAGTACTTGAACGGAGAAGTTCCTGGAGA CTACGGTTATGATCCCTTTGGTCTAAGCAAGAAGCCAGAAAACTTCGCCAA ATATCAGGCGTATGAGCTGATCCACGCCAGATGGGCTATGCTCGGTGCTGCTGGCTTTATTATCCCTGAAGCCTTCAACAAATTTGGTGCCAACTGTGGTCCTGAAGCTGTTTGGTTCAAG ACTGGAGCTTTACTTCTAGATGGAAACACATTGAATTACTTTGGAAAGAACATTCCCATCAATCTTATTCTTGCTGTCGTTGCCGAGGTTGTTCTTGTTGGTGGTGCTGAATACTACAGAATTATTAATGGCTTG GATTTGGAGGACAAGCTACACCCAGGTGGTCCATTTGACCCACTAGGCCTAGCAAAGGACCCAGACCAGGCAGCAATCTTGAAGGTAAAAGAAATCAAGAATGGAAGACTAGCCATGTTTTCTATGCTTGGTTTCTTCATCCAGGCCTATGTTACAGGACAGGGTCCTGTTGAGAATCTGGCTGCCCATTTGAGTGACCCCTTTGGCAACAACTTGCTCACCGTCATCGGCGGTGCTACTGAAAGAGTCCCCACCCTGTAA
- the LOC129899044 gene encoding protein STRUBBELIG-RECEPTOR FAMILY 5-like isoform X1, producing MMMMMTSPCTFLCWIILTSSFTVHVVLSKTDSRQVSALNDMYQYLKPHSKLDGWKSDGGNPCDDSWKGIKCSGSDVTEIDLSGLGLTGSLGFQLDKLEKVTYFDVSKNNLKDNIPYQLPPGTQHLDLSGNQFGGTVPYSISQMADLKSLNLNHNKLSGSLSDLFGKLTKLTEMDLSYNSISGSLPQSLKSLSSLSKLRIQNNQFTGSINVLADLALDDLNVANNQFTGWIPDELKEIKNLETGGNSWSTGSAPPPPPGQKAKPHTRKAEKESGKSGLGIGAIAGILLGVLLLLGVIIALLSRRKRSSSPSSHFLEEDKFSRRQPFTPLSSQELSSGVRANMQEDFRATEKHLQTSSSMGLKRLNSEHHKSFNVKEMKNVPPSDHLKSFNDKEFANPLKRSSSVKIDHYPLADLQNATSNFSSSRLLGEGSIGRVYMAKYPDGKVLAVKKIDSSFFQDGQCTDFTEIVCKMSKLHHPNIAEVIGYCSEQGQNMLIFEYFRNGSLHEFLHVSDDFSKPLTWNTRVRIALGAARALEYLHEVCSPSCLHRNIRTSNIVLDAELNSRLSECGMATFHQKASKNLNAGYTAPECTKSSAYTLKSDVYSFGVVMLELLTGRKPFDSSKPRLEQYLVEWASPQLHDLDALEKMADPALRGLYPPKSLSRFANVTALCVQSKPEFRPNMSEVVRLVQKSNMSQREDLSASWRTDDDDDDY from the exons atgatgatgatgatgacaaGTCCGTGCACTTTCCTTTGTTGGATCATCCTTACAAGCTCCTTCACCGTTCATGTGGTGCTTTCAAAAACAGATTCCCGACAAG TTTCAGCCCTCAATGACATGTACCAATATTTAAAGCCTCATTCCAAACTTGATGGATGGAAATCAGATGGAGGAAATCCTTGTGATGATTCTTGGAAGGGTATCAAGTGCTCCGGTTCAGATGTTACTGAaat TGATCTATCTGGCTTGGGGCTCACTGGATCACTAGGCTTCCAGCTTGATAAGTTGGAGAAAGTTACCTACTT TGATGTGAGCAAAAACAACCTGAAGGACAACATACCATATCAACTTCCTCCTGGCACACAACACCT AGATCTTTCTGGAAATCAATTTGGTGGAACTGTACCTTATTCAATTTCTCAGATGGCTGATCTTAAATCTCT GAATCTTAATCATAATAAGCTAAGCGGATCACTGAGTGATTTATTTGGAAAACTTACAAAACTCACTGAGAT GGATCTCTCCTACAATTCAATATCAGGCAGTTTGCCTCAGAGTCTTAAATCCCTCTCAAGCCTCAGCAAATT GCGCATACAGAACAATCAGTTTACTGGATCAATAAATGTTCTTGCCGATCTTGCACTTGACGATTT GAATGTAGCAAACAACCAATTTACTGGATGGATTCCTGATGAGCTGAAAGAGATCAAAAATTTAGA GACTGGCGGAAATAGTTGGTCTACTGGATCAGCTCCTCCTCCGCCTCCTGGGCAGAAAGCTAAACCACACACCAGGAAGGCAGAAAAGGAATCTGGAAAATCTGGCCTGGGTATAGGAGCCATTGCTGGGATATTACTGGGTGTTTTGTTGCTACTTGGTGTTATAATTGCTCTATTGTCAAGAAGAAAAAGATCTTCATCACCTTCCTCCCATTTTCTTGAAGAAGATAAGTTTAGCCGGCGTCAACCTTTTACTCCTCTTTCATCTCAGGAGTTATCTAGTGGTGTACGTGCCAACATGCAGGAGGACTTCAGAG CTACAGAAAAACATTTGCAAACCTCCTCCTCAATGGGTCTTAAGCGTCTTAATTCAGAGCATCACAAGTCTTTTAATGTGAAGGAGATGAAAAATGTGCCACCTTCAGATCATCTCAAGTCGTTCAATGATAAAGAGTTCGCAAATCCTTTGAAACGAAGCAGTTCAGTTAAGATAGATCACTATCCATTAGCTGATTTGCAGAATGCAACTAGTAACTTTTCAAGTTCTCGCCTTCTTGGTGAGGGATCAATTGGTCGAGTATACATGGCAAAATATCCAGATGGCAAA GTTCTGGCTGTAAAGAAAATAGACTCCTCTTTTTTCCAAGATGGGCAGTGCACAGACTTCACAGAAATTGTTTGCAAAATGTCCAAGCTTCACCACCCAAATATAGCTGAAGTTATTGGTTATTGTTCAGAACAGGGACAGAATATGTTAATCTTTGAGTATTTTAGAAATGGTTCACTTCATGAATTCCTTCATGTGTCGGATGACTTCAGCAAACCTCTTACATGGAACACAAGAGTCAGAATCGCTCTAGGGGCAGCTCGTGCTCTTGA GTACCTACATGAGGTTTGTTCTCCATCCTGTCTCCACAGGAATATAAGAACTTCAAACATTGTGCTCGATGCTGAATTGAATTCTCGTCTCTCTGAGTGTGGCATGGCAACGTTTCATCAG AAAGCAAGCAAAAACTTAAATGCTGGATACACTGCTCCAGAATGCACAAAATCTTCTGCATATACTTTGAAGAGCGATGTTTATAGCTTCGGAGTTGTCATGTTGGAACTATTGACAGGTCGAAAGCCTTTTGACAG TTCAAAGCCAAGATTAGAACAGTATCTGGTCGAATGGGCATCGCCACAACTACATGATCTAGATGCCTTAGAGAAAATGGCTGATCCTGCTCTGCGTGGACTTTATCCTCCCAAATCTCTCTCTAGATTTGCCAATGTGACTGCTCTGTGCGTTCAG TCGAAGCCAGAATTTAGACCAAACATGTCTGAGGTGGTCCGTTTAGTTCAAAAATCGAATATGAGCCAGAGAGAGGATCTAAGTGCATCTTGGCGCacagatgatgatgatgatgattacTGA
- the LOC129899044 gene encoding protein STRUBBELIG-RECEPTOR FAMILY 5-like isoform X3, with the protein MADLKSLNLNHNKLSGSLSDLFGKLTKLTEMDLSYNSISGSLPQSLKSLSSLSKLRIQNNQFTGSINVLADLALDDLNVANNQFTGWIPDELKEIKNLETGGNSWSTGSAPPPPPGQKAKPHTRKAEKESGKSGLGIGAIAGILLGVLLLLGVIIALLSRRKRSSSPSSHFLEEDKFSRRQPFTPLSSQELSSGVRANMQEDFRATEKHLQTSSSMGLKRLNSEHHKSFNVKEMKNVPPSDHLKSFNDKEFANPLKRSSSVKIDHYPLADLQNATSNFSSSRLLGEGSIGRVYMAKYPDGKVLAVKKIDSSFFQDGQCTDFTEIVCKMSKLHHPNIAEVIGYCSEQGQNMLIFEYFRNGSLHEFLHVSDDFSKPLTWNTRVRIALGAARALEYLHEVCSPSCLHRNIRTSNIVLDAELNSRLSECGMATFHQKASKNLNAGYTAPECTKSSAYTLKSDVYSFGVVMLELLTGRKPFDSSKPRLEQYLVEWASPQLHDLDALEKMADPALRGLYPPKSLSRFANVTALCVQSKPEFRPNMSEVVRLVQKSNMSQREDLSASWRTDDDDDDY; encoded by the exons ATGGCTGATCTTAAATCTCT GAATCTTAATCATAATAAGCTAAGCGGATCACTGAGTGATTTATTTGGAAAACTTACAAAACTCACTGAGAT GGATCTCTCCTACAATTCAATATCAGGCAGTTTGCCTCAGAGTCTTAAATCCCTCTCAAGCCTCAGCAAATT GCGCATACAGAACAATCAGTTTACTGGATCAATAAATGTTCTTGCCGATCTTGCACTTGACGATTT GAATGTAGCAAACAACCAATTTACTGGATGGATTCCTGATGAGCTGAAAGAGATCAAAAATTTAGA GACTGGCGGAAATAGTTGGTCTACTGGATCAGCTCCTCCTCCGCCTCCTGGGCAGAAAGCTAAACCACACACCAGGAAGGCAGAAAAGGAATCTGGAAAATCTGGCCTGGGTATAGGAGCCATTGCTGGGATATTACTGGGTGTTTTGTTGCTACTTGGTGTTATAATTGCTCTATTGTCAAGAAGAAAAAGATCTTCATCACCTTCCTCCCATTTTCTTGAAGAAGATAAGTTTAGCCGGCGTCAACCTTTTACTCCTCTTTCATCTCAGGAGTTATCTAGTGGTGTACGTGCCAACATGCAGGAGGACTTCAGAG CTACAGAAAAACATTTGCAAACCTCCTCCTCAATGGGTCTTAAGCGTCTTAATTCAGAGCATCACAAGTCTTTTAATGTGAAGGAGATGAAAAATGTGCCACCTTCAGATCATCTCAAGTCGTTCAATGATAAAGAGTTCGCAAATCCTTTGAAACGAAGCAGTTCAGTTAAGATAGATCACTATCCATTAGCTGATTTGCAGAATGCAACTAGTAACTTTTCAAGTTCTCGCCTTCTTGGTGAGGGATCAATTGGTCGAGTATACATGGCAAAATATCCAGATGGCAAA GTTCTGGCTGTAAAGAAAATAGACTCCTCTTTTTTCCAAGATGGGCAGTGCACAGACTTCACAGAAATTGTTTGCAAAATGTCCAAGCTTCACCACCCAAATATAGCTGAAGTTATTGGTTATTGTTCAGAACAGGGACAGAATATGTTAATCTTTGAGTATTTTAGAAATGGTTCACTTCATGAATTCCTTCATGTGTCGGATGACTTCAGCAAACCTCTTACATGGAACACAAGAGTCAGAATCGCTCTAGGGGCAGCTCGTGCTCTTGA GTACCTACATGAGGTTTGTTCTCCATCCTGTCTCCACAGGAATATAAGAACTTCAAACATTGTGCTCGATGCTGAATTGAATTCTCGTCTCTCTGAGTGTGGCATGGCAACGTTTCATCAG AAAGCAAGCAAAAACTTAAATGCTGGATACACTGCTCCAGAATGCACAAAATCTTCTGCATATACTTTGAAGAGCGATGTTTATAGCTTCGGAGTTGTCATGTTGGAACTATTGACAGGTCGAAAGCCTTTTGACAG TTCAAAGCCAAGATTAGAACAGTATCTGGTCGAATGGGCATCGCCACAACTACATGATCTAGATGCCTTAGAGAAAATGGCTGATCCTGCTCTGCGTGGACTTTATCCTCCCAAATCTCTCTCTAGATTTGCCAATGTGACTGCTCTGTGCGTTCAG TCGAAGCCAGAATTTAGACCAAACATGTCTGAGGTGGTCCGTTTAGTTCAAAAATCGAATATGAGCCAGAGAGAGGATCTAAGTGCATCTTGGCGCacagatgatgatgatgatgattacTGA
- the LOC129899044 gene encoding protein STRUBBELIG-RECEPTOR FAMILY 5-like isoform X2 — MMLLVLCRNLNHNKLSGSLSDLFGKLTKLTEMDLSYNSISGSLPQSLKSLSSLSKLRIQNNQFTGSINVLADLALDDLNVANNQFTGWIPDELKEIKNLETGGNSWSTGSAPPPPPGQKAKPHTRKAEKESGKSGLGIGAIAGILLGVLLLLGVIIALLSRRKRSSSPSSHFLEEDKFSRRQPFTPLSSQELSSGVRANMQEDFRATEKHLQTSSSMGLKRLNSEHHKSFNVKEMKNVPPSDHLKSFNDKEFANPLKRSSSVKIDHYPLADLQNATSNFSSSRLLGEGSIGRVYMAKYPDGKVLAVKKIDSSFFQDGQCTDFTEIVCKMSKLHHPNIAEVIGYCSEQGQNMLIFEYFRNGSLHEFLHVSDDFSKPLTWNTRVRIALGAARALEYLHEVCSPSCLHRNIRTSNIVLDAELNSRLSECGMATFHQKASKNLNAGYTAPECTKSSAYTLKSDVYSFGVVMLELLTGRKPFDSSKPRLEQYLVEWASPQLHDLDALEKMADPALRGLYPPKSLSRFANVTALCVQSKPEFRPNMSEVVRLVQKSNMSQREDLSASWRTDDDDDDY, encoded by the exons ATGATGCTCTTGGTGTTGTGCAGGAATCTTAATCATAATAAGCTAAGCGGATCACTGAGTGATTTATTTGGAAAACTTACAAAACTCACTGAGAT GGATCTCTCCTACAATTCAATATCAGGCAGTTTGCCTCAGAGTCTTAAATCCCTCTCAAGCCTCAGCAAATT GCGCATACAGAACAATCAGTTTACTGGATCAATAAATGTTCTTGCCGATCTTGCACTTGACGATTT GAATGTAGCAAACAACCAATTTACTGGATGGATTCCTGATGAGCTGAAAGAGATCAAAAATTTAGA GACTGGCGGAAATAGTTGGTCTACTGGATCAGCTCCTCCTCCGCCTCCTGGGCAGAAAGCTAAACCACACACCAGGAAGGCAGAAAAGGAATCTGGAAAATCTGGCCTGGGTATAGGAGCCATTGCTGGGATATTACTGGGTGTTTTGTTGCTACTTGGTGTTATAATTGCTCTATTGTCAAGAAGAAAAAGATCTTCATCACCTTCCTCCCATTTTCTTGAAGAAGATAAGTTTAGCCGGCGTCAACCTTTTACTCCTCTTTCATCTCAGGAGTTATCTAGTGGTGTACGTGCCAACATGCAGGAGGACTTCAGAG CTACAGAAAAACATTTGCAAACCTCCTCCTCAATGGGTCTTAAGCGTCTTAATTCAGAGCATCACAAGTCTTTTAATGTGAAGGAGATGAAAAATGTGCCACCTTCAGATCATCTCAAGTCGTTCAATGATAAAGAGTTCGCAAATCCTTTGAAACGAAGCAGTTCAGTTAAGATAGATCACTATCCATTAGCTGATTTGCAGAATGCAACTAGTAACTTTTCAAGTTCTCGCCTTCTTGGTGAGGGATCAATTGGTCGAGTATACATGGCAAAATATCCAGATGGCAAA GTTCTGGCTGTAAAGAAAATAGACTCCTCTTTTTTCCAAGATGGGCAGTGCACAGACTTCACAGAAATTGTTTGCAAAATGTCCAAGCTTCACCACCCAAATATAGCTGAAGTTATTGGTTATTGTTCAGAACAGGGACAGAATATGTTAATCTTTGAGTATTTTAGAAATGGTTCACTTCATGAATTCCTTCATGTGTCGGATGACTTCAGCAAACCTCTTACATGGAACACAAGAGTCAGAATCGCTCTAGGGGCAGCTCGTGCTCTTGA GTACCTACATGAGGTTTGTTCTCCATCCTGTCTCCACAGGAATATAAGAACTTCAAACATTGTGCTCGATGCTGAATTGAATTCTCGTCTCTCTGAGTGTGGCATGGCAACGTTTCATCAG AAAGCAAGCAAAAACTTAAATGCTGGATACACTGCTCCAGAATGCACAAAATCTTCTGCATATACTTTGAAGAGCGATGTTTATAGCTTCGGAGTTGTCATGTTGGAACTATTGACAGGTCGAAAGCCTTTTGACAG TTCAAAGCCAAGATTAGAACAGTATCTGGTCGAATGGGCATCGCCACAACTACATGATCTAGATGCCTTAGAGAAAATGGCTGATCCTGCTCTGCGTGGACTTTATCCTCCCAAATCTCTCTCTAGATTTGCCAATGTGACTGCTCTGTGCGTTCAG TCGAAGCCAGAATTTAGACCAAACATGTCTGAGGTGGTCCGTTTAGTTCAAAAATCGAATATGAGCCAGAGAGAGGATCTAAGTGCATCTTGGCGCacagatgatgatgatgatgattacTGA
- the LOC129899046 gene encoding reticulon-like protein B22: protein MEELHGNEEIRVSARTISPWRKKDVRGLVPFILIICGTLVYYHCVYRNSSIVSLVSDVFIVILCSLAILGLLFRQMNISVPVDPLEWQISQNTANRVLACLANTIGAAESVLRVSATGHDKRLFVKLVVTLYALSVLGRIASGVTIAYAGLCLLCLYMLVENSQLISTCLSSQLRRKGSRETVQSD, encoded by the exons ATGGAAGAATTGCACGGTAACGAGGAGATTAGAGTATCAGCGAGGACAATAAGCCCTTGGAGGAAGAAGGATGTGCGTGGTCTCGTACCCTTCATACTCATTATCTGCGGCACTCTCGTTTACTACCACTGTGTTTATCGGAATTCCAGTATCGTCTCTCTCGTCTCTGATGTCTTTATTGTAATCCTTTGCTCCCTTGCTATTCTCGGACTCCTGTTTCGCCAGATGAACATTTCGGTTCCTGTGGATCCATTAGAATGGCAGATCTCACAGAACACTGCTAATCGCGTGCTTGCTTGCCTTGCTAATACTATCGGCGCCGCTGAGTCTGTTCTCCGCGTTTCCGCTACGGGACATGATAAACGCTTGTTCGTTAAG CTTGTGGTTACTCTTTATGCGCTATCAGTTTTGGGAAGGATAGCATCAGGTGTTACTATTGCCTATGCCG GACTCTGcttgctttgcctttacatGCTTGTTGAGAATTCTCAACTGATCAGCACATGTTTGTCGAGTCAACTAAGGAGAAAGGGCTCAAGAGAAACAGTTCAGAGCGACTAG